ATTCGGCCTCGGGAATTCCGTGGCGCACGATCGCATCGTGCGTCTTGCCAAGCACGACGATTTTTCCGCGGCAAACGCCCCCAGAAACCGGGATGCCGCGCAAAATCTTCTCCCCTGAACGCGTGGGCTCGGACACGCCCGAGCATTAACCGGAATGGTCTTCATTGAAAACGAAATTCTGGATCCGTGACCATCGGAACACCACCGTCCCCGGATCGGATGATCCGGTCGCTCTCCGTCGTCCGCACGCGGAGCGGACCCGTCGCCGGGGAAGAAACTGCGTGCCAGCGCGCTGATTCTACGTTAATTGACTGCCATGAGCGGCGGACGCGTAATTCACAATCTCGCCCTGGTGGGTTTCATGGGAACCGGCAAGTCGTCCGTTGGTCAACTCGCGGCGGCCCAGCTGCGCTTCCGGTTTGTGGACACGGATGAACTCATCGAGGCGCGCGCCGGAAAGACTGTTTCCGCCATTTTCGCTCAACAGGGCGAGGCGCGGTTCCGCGAATATGAGCGGACGGTGGTGGATGAACTCAAGGGATCGGACCATACGGTCATCGCGACTGGCGGCGGATTGATCGTGAGCGCGGAGAACCTCGAAAGCCTGAAAAGCCATGCGCTCGTCGTCTGCCTCTGGGCCTCGCCGGAGGCAATCTGGGAACGGGTGCGCCATCAAACCCACCGGCCGTTGCTGCAGAATCCCAAACCGCTGGCGAGAATGCGCGAACTGCTCACTGAGCGCGAACCGTTCTACCGCCGGGCCGACGTGCTGGTAAACACCGATCTGCGGTCGATAAAAGAGGTCGCGCACCACGTGATCCATCAGTTCCGTCTGGCGAGCCACCGCTCTTCACAGCGGTGAAAACCGCGATCCAGCGGCGCGCCCTGGAGCTGGGCTTTGACGCCTGCCGTTTCACCACAGCCGGGCCGCCGCAAAGCGCGCCCCATTTTGAAAGGTGGCTGGCGGCGCAGCGGCATGGCGAGATGGGCTATCTGCAACGTAACGCGCACAAACGAGTCGATCCCGGACAGGTCCTGCCCGGCGCGAAAAGCATCCTCTGCCTGGCGGCAAGTTATGAAGTTTCAAGTTTGCAGTCCGAATGCCCGGAAGGACGGGGTGACGTGCCCCGCGCGAACCTCCGACCGGCGTCAACCGGTGTCATCGCCCGCTACGGGCGATTCGACGATTATCACCACGTGCTCGGCGACCGGTTGAAATCCCTGACGGAATACATGGACCGGCTCGGGGGGACCGGTACGCGCTCGCTCTGTTACGTGGACACGGGACCTCTTCTCGAACGCGATCTGGCCCAGCGATCCGGACTCGGCTTTGTCGGCAAACACACCAACCTCATCAGCCGCACTCTCGGAAACTGGATTTTCCTCGCCGAAATCATCACGACGCTTGAGCTCGAACCCGATCCGCCGGAACAAAACCGCTGCGGCTCCTGCGCGCGGTGCCTCGACGCCTGCCCCACCCGCGCCATCACCGGTCCGTTCCAACTCGACGCGCGTTTGTGCATCTCCTACCTGACCATCGAACTGAAGGGACCGATCCCCGCCCGACTGCGTCCTGCCATCGGCAACCGCATCTACGGCTGCGACGACTGCCTCGCGGTCTGTCCGTGGAACCGGTTTGCGCGCGAAGGGGAATTGATGAAGCAACATGCCCGTCAGGATCTGGAGGGGCCATCCCTGATCGGGCTCCTTTCCCTGGACGACGACGGTTTCAGGAAGAGGTTTGCGGGCACGCCGATGCTGCGAACAAAACGTCGCGGACTGTTGCGCAACGTTTGTGTCGCGCTCGGCAACGTCGGCGACGCCACCGCCCTGCCCGCCTTGCAACGTGCCGCGGACGATTCCGAACCGCTGATTGCCGAACATGCCGATTGGGCGATTCAACAGATTCAACGGAGAAAACAGGGTGTCCCCGAAGAGGGGAAAGAAGGCAGCAGGGCAAACGACTGACAGTCCAGCGCGGGCGGTTACTCGCTTTCGGAGATCTTGAGCAACTCGTCTGCGAACCATTGTCCGGAATGGCCGGCGGTCTTTTCGCGAATGGCCTTGACCTCCTCCGGCTTGACCTCTGGCGCACTGTTTCCCCAGTTTTGCCGAACGTAAGTCAACACGGCGGCAATTTCATCATCGCTAAGAGTGTCCCGCCACGGAACCATGACGTTGGTAAACGGCTGGCCTTTCACGGTCACCGGTCCCTGGAGGCCGTCGAGCACGATCCGAATAATTCGGCCTGGCTCTTTTGCAAGCGCCCAGTCGGATCCGGCCAAAGGGGGGAACTGTCCCGGCGTTCCCAGCCCCGTTGGCTGGTGGCAGGCCGTGCACTTCGCTTTCTCTTCGTAAACAAATCTGCCCAGGGCAAGGACCTTTCCGCCTTCTGACTTGGGCCACTCATCTTCAAGTTCCTTGCGGGATTGATAGGGGGCGTAAACGCCCGACTGAAATCCGCCGCCGTGCCTGTCCAGGAAACCCATTCCCCAAAACGCCAGAACCGTCACGAGCACGAACAGCCAGACCGGCGCGGGCGCCGTGCCACTCGCCGGCTCGGCCTCTTCGGTAGTTGAAGGTGTGTTCGGTTCGGAATTCATTTCGCAACGGAATTCGTGGCCGCCGCCGCCGGCGTGTTGGTCAAAGCGCCGGGCGCATTCGTTGAAGTCGCGACAGCAACGTAC
The sequence above is drawn from the Candidatus Angelobacter sp. genome and encodes:
- the queG gene encoding tRNA epoxyqueuosine(34) reductase QueG encodes the protein MKTAIQRRALELGFDACRFTTAGPPQSAPHFERWLAAQRHGEMGYLQRNAHKRVDPGQVLPGAKSILCLAASYEVSSLQSECPEGRGDVPRANLRPASTGVIARYGRFDDYHHVLGDRLKSLTEYMDRLGGTGTRSLCYVDTGPLLERDLAQRSGLGFVGKHTNLISRTLGNWIFLAEIITTLELEPDPPEQNRCGSCARCLDACPTRAITGPFQLDARLCISYLTIELKGPIPARLRPAIGNRIYGCDDCLAVCPWNRFAREGELMKQHARQDLEGPSLIGLLSLDDDGFRKRFAGTPMLRTKRRGLLRNVCVALGNVGDATALPALQRAADDSEPLIAEHADWAIQQIQRRKQGVPEEGKEGSRAND
- a CDS encoding cytochrome c produces the protein MNSEPNTPSTTEEAEPASGTAPAPVWLFVLVTVLAFWGMGFLDRHGGGFQSGVYAPYQSRKELEDEWPKSEGGKVLALGRFVYEEKAKCTACHQPTGLGTPGQFPPLAGSDWALAKEPGRIIRIVLDGLQGPVTVKGQPFTNVMVPWRDTLSDDEIAAVLTYVRQNWGNSAPEVKPEEVKAIREKTAGHSGQWFADELLKISESE
- a CDS encoding shikimate kinase, whose amino-acid sequence is MSGGRVIHNLALVGFMGTGKSSVGQLAAAQLRFRFVDTDELIEARAGKTVSAIFAQQGEARFREYERTVVDELKGSDHTVIATGGGLIVSAENLESLKSHALVVCLWASPEAIWERVRHQTHRPLLQNPKPLARMRELLTEREPFYRRADVLVNTDLRSIKEVAHHVIHQFRLASHRSSQR